A single genomic interval of Homo sapiens chromosome 7, GRCh38.p14 Primary Assembly harbors:
- the HNRNPA2B1 gene encoding heterogeneous nuclear ribonucleoproteins A2/B1 isoform 3 (isoform 3 is encoded by transcript variant 9): MEKTLETVPLERKKREKEQFRKLFIGGLSFETTEESLRNYYEQWGKLTDCVVMRDPASKRSRGFGFVTFSSMAEVDAAMAARPHSIDGRVVEPKRAVAREESGKPGAHVTVKKLFVGGIKEDTEEHHLRDYFEEYGKIDTIEIITDRQSGKKRGFGFVTFDDHDPVDKIVLQKYHTINGHNAEVRKALSRQEMQEVQSSRSGRGGNFGFGDSRGGGGNFGPGPGSNFRGGSDGYGSGRGFGDGYNGYGGGPGGNYGSGNYNDFGNYNQQPSNYGPMKSGNFGGSRNMGGPYGGGNYGPGGSGGSGGYGGRSRY; encoded by the exons aaaaCTTTAGAAACTGTTCCTTTGGAGAGGAAAAAG AGAGAAAAGGAACAGTTCCGTAAGCTCTTTATTGGTGGCTTAAGCTTTGAAACCACAGAAGAAAGTTTGAGGAACTACTACGAACAATGGGGAAAGCTTACAGACTGTGTG GTAATGAGGGATCCTGCAAGCAAAAGATCAAGAGGATTTGGTTTTGTAACTTTTTCATCCATGGCTGAGGTTGATGCTGCCATGGCTGCAAGACCTCATTCAATTGATGGGAGAGTAGTTGAGCCAAAACGTGCTGTAGCAAGAGAG GAATCTGGAAAACCAGGGGCTCATGTAACTGTGAAGAAGCTGTTTGTTGGCGGAATTAAAGAAGATACTGAGGAACATCACCTTAGAGATTACTTTGAGGAATATGGAAAAATTGATACCATTGAGATAATTACTGATAGGCAGTctggaaagaaaagaggcttTGGCTTTGTTACTTTTGATGACCATGATCCTGTGGATAAAATCGTAT TGCAGAAATACCATACCATCAATGGTCATAATGCAGAAGTAAGAAAGGCTTTGTCTAGACAAGAAATGCAGGAAGTTCAGAGTTCTAGGAGTGGAAGAGGAG GCAACTTTGGCTTTGGGGATTCACGTGGTGGCGGTGGAAATTTCGGACCAGGACCAGGAAGTAACTTTAGAGGAGGATCTG ATGGATATGGCAGTGGACGTGGATTTGGGGATGGCTATAATGGGTATGGAGGAGGACCTGGAG GAAATTATGGAAGTGGAAATTACaatgattttggaaattataacCAGCAACCTTCTAACTACGGTCCAATGAAGAGTGGAAACTTTGGTGGTAGCAGGAACATGGGGGGACCATATGGTggag GAAACTATGGTCCAGGAGGCAGTGGAGGAAGTGGGGGTTATGGTGGGAGGAGCCGATACTGA
- the HNRNPA2B1 gene encoding heterogeneous nuclear ribonucleoproteins A2/B1 isoform B1 (isoform B1 is encoded by transcript variant 4) — protein sequence MEKTLETVPLERKKREKEQFRKLFIGGLSFETTEESLRNYYEQWGKLTDCVVMRDPASKRSRGFGFVTFSSMAEVDAAMAARPHSIDGRVVEPKRAVAREESGKPGAHVTVKKLFVGGIKEDTEEHHLRDYFEEYGKIDTIEIITDRQSGKKRGFGFVTFDDHDPVDKIVLQKYHTINGHNAEVRKALSRQEMQEVQSSRSGRGGNFGFGDSRGGGGNFGPGPGSNFRGGSDGYGSGRGFGDGYNGYGGGPGGGNFGGSPGYGGGRGGYGGGGPGYGNQGGGYGGGYDNYGGGNYGSGNYNDFGNYNQQPSNYGPMKSGNFGGSRNMGGPYGGGNYGPGGSGGSGGYGGRSRY from the exons aaaaCTTTAGAAACTGTTCCTTTGGAGAGGAAAAAG AGAGAAAAGGAACAGTTCCGTAAGCTCTTTATTGGTGGCTTAAGCTTTGAAACCACAGAAGAAAGTTTGAGGAACTACTACGAACAATGGGGAAAGCTTACAGACTGTGTG GTAATGAGGGATCCTGCAAGCAAAAGATCAAGAGGATTTGGTTTTGTAACTTTTTCATCCATGGCTGAGGTTGATGCTGCCATGGCTGCAAGACCTCATTCAATTGATGGGAGAGTAGTTGAGCCAAAACGTGCTGTAGCAAGAGAG GAATCTGGAAAACCAGGGGCTCATGTAACTGTGAAGAAGCTGTTTGTTGGCGGAATTAAAGAAGATACTGAGGAACATCACCTTAGAGATTACTTTGAGGAATATGGAAAAATTGATACCATTGAGATAATTACTGATAGGCAGTctggaaagaaaagaggcttTGGCTTTGTTACTTTTGATGACCATGATCCTGTGGATAAAATCGTAT TGCAGAAATACCATACCATCAATGGTCATAATGCAGAAGTAAGAAAGGCTTTGTCTAGACAAGAAATGCAGGAAGTTCAGAGTTCTAGGAGTGGAAGAGGAG GCAACTTTGGCTTTGGGGATTCACGTGGTGGCGGTGGAAATTTCGGACCAGGACCAGGAAGTAACTTTAGAGGAGGATCTG ATGGATATGGCAGTGGACGTGGATTTGGGGATGGCTATAATGGGTATGGAGGAGGACCTGGAG GTGGCAATTTTGGAGGTAGCCCCGGttatggaggaggaagaggaggatatGGTGGTGGAGGACCTGGATATGGCAACCAGGGTGGGGGCTACGGAGGTGGTTATGACAACTATGGAGGAG GAAATTATGGAAGTGGAAATTACaatgattttggaaattataacCAGCAACCTTCTAACTACGGTCCAATGAAGAGTGGAAACTTTGGTGGTAGCAGGAACATGGGGGGACCATATGGTggag GAAACTATGGTCCAGGAGGCAGTGGAGGAAGTGGGGGTTATGGTGGGAGGAGCCGATACTGA
- the HNRNPA2B1 gene encoding heterogeneous nuclear ribonucleoproteins A2/B1 isoform 4 (isoform 4 is encoded by transcript variant 14) codes for MEREKEQFRKLFIGGLSFETTEESLRNYYEQWGKLTDCVVMRDPASKRSRGFGFVTFSSMAEVDAAMAARPHSIDGRVVEPKRAVAREESGKPGAHVTVKKLFVGGIKEDTEEHHLRDYFEEYGKIDTIEIITDRQSGKKRGFGFVTFDDHDPVDKIVLQKYHTINGHNAEVRKALSRQEMQEVQSSRSGRGGNFGFGDSRGGGGNFGPGPGSNFRGGSDGYGSGRGFGDGYNGYGGGPGGNYGSGNYNDFGNYNQQPSNYGPMKSGNFGGSRNMGGPYGGGNYGPGGSGGSGGYGGRSRY; via the exons AGAGAAAAGGAACAGTTCCGTAAGCTCTTTATTGGTGGCTTAAGCTTTGAAACCACAGAAGAAAGTTTGAGGAACTACTACGAACAATGGGGAAAGCTTACAGACTGTGTG GTAATGAGGGATCCTGCAAGCAAAAGATCAAGAGGATTTGGTTTTGTAACTTTTTCATCCATGGCTGAGGTTGATGCTGCCATGGCTGCAAGACCTCATTCAATTGATGGGAGAGTAGTTGAGCCAAAACGTGCTGTAGCAAGAGAG GAATCTGGAAAACCAGGGGCTCATGTAACTGTGAAGAAGCTGTTTGTTGGCGGAATTAAAGAAGATACTGAGGAACATCACCTTAGAGATTACTTTGAGGAATATGGAAAAATTGATACCATTGAGATAATTACTGATAGGCAGTctggaaagaaaagaggcttTGGCTTTGTTACTTTTGATGACCATGATCCTGTGGATAAAATCGTAT TGCAGAAATACCATACCATCAATGGTCATAATGCAGAAGTAAGAAAGGCTTTGTCTAGACAAGAAATGCAGGAAGTTCAGAGTTCTAGGAGTGGAAGAGGAG GCAACTTTGGCTTTGGGGATTCACGTGGTGGCGGTGGAAATTTCGGACCAGGACCAGGAAGTAACTTTAGAGGAGGATCTG ATGGATATGGCAGTGGACGTGGATTTGGGGATGGCTATAATGGGTATGGAGGAGGACCTGGAG GAAATTATGGAAGTGGAAATTACaatgattttggaaattataacCAGCAACCTTCTAACTACGGTCCAATGAAGAGTGGAAACTTTGGTGGTAGCAGGAACATGGGGGGACCATATGGTggag GAAACTATGGTCCAGGAGGCAGTGGAGGAAGTGGGGGTTATGGTGGGAGGAGCCGATACTGA
- the HNRNPA2B1 gene encoding heterogeneous nuclear ribonucleoproteins A2/B1 isoform A2 (isoform A2 is encoded by transcript variant 7) yields MEREKEQFRKLFIGGLSFETTEESLRNYYEQWGKLTDCVVMRDPASKRSRGFGFVTFSSMAEVDAAMAARPHSIDGRVVEPKRAVAREESGKPGAHVTVKKLFVGGIKEDTEEHHLRDYFEEYGKIDTIEIITDRQSGKKRGFGFVTFDDHDPVDKIVLQKYHTINGHNAEVRKALSRQEMQEVQSSRSGRGGNFGFGDSRGGGGNFGPGPGSNFRGGSDGYGSGRGFGDGYNGYGGGPGGGNFGGSPGYGGGRGGYGGGGPGYGNQGGGYGGGYDNYGGGNYGSGNYNDFGNYNQQPSNYGPMKSGNFGGSRNMGGPYGGGNYGPGGSGGSGGYGGRSRY; encoded by the exons AGAGAAAAGGAACAGTTCCGTAAGCTCTTTATTGGTGGCTTAAGCTTTGAAACCACAGAAGAAAGTTTGAGGAACTACTACGAACAATGGGGAAAGCTTACAGACTGTGTG GTAATGAGGGATCCTGCAAGCAAAAGATCAAGAGGATTTGGTTTTGTAACTTTTTCATCCATGGCTGAGGTTGATGCTGCCATGGCTGCAAGACCTCATTCAATTGATGGGAGAGTAGTTGAGCCAAAACGTGCTGTAGCAAGAGAG GAATCTGGAAAACCAGGGGCTCATGTAACTGTGAAGAAGCTGTTTGTTGGCGGAATTAAAGAAGATACTGAGGAACATCACCTTAGAGATTACTTTGAGGAATATGGAAAAATTGATACCATTGAGATAATTACTGATAGGCAGTctggaaagaaaagaggcttTGGCTTTGTTACTTTTGATGACCATGATCCTGTGGATAAAATCGTAT TGCAGAAATACCATACCATCAATGGTCATAATGCAGAAGTAAGAAAGGCTTTGTCTAGACAAGAAATGCAGGAAGTTCAGAGTTCTAGGAGTGGAAGAGGAG GCAACTTTGGCTTTGGGGATTCACGTGGTGGCGGTGGAAATTTCGGACCAGGACCAGGAAGTAACTTTAGAGGAGGATCTG ATGGATATGGCAGTGGACGTGGATTTGGGGATGGCTATAATGGGTATGGAGGAGGACCTGGAG GTGGCAATTTTGGAGGTAGCCCCGGttatggaggaggaagaggaggatatGGTGGTGGAGGACCTGGATATGGCAACCAGGGTGGGGGCTACGGAGGTGGTTATGACAACTATGGAGGAG GAAATTATGGAAGTGGAAATTACaatgattttggaaattataacCAGCAACCTTCTAACTACGGTCCAATGAAGAGTGGAAACTTTGGTGGTAGCAGGAACATGGGGGGACCATATGGTggag GAAACTATGGTCCAGGAGGCAGTGGAGGAAGTGGGGGTTATGGTGGGAGGAGCCGATACTGA